In the Vibrio gigantis genome, one interval contains:
- the nrdE gene encoding class 1b ribonucleoside-diphosphate reductase subunit alpha produces the protein MDNHFENESLDYHALNAMLNLLDDQGSIQFEADKQAARQFFLQHVNQNTVFFHNLDEKIDYLLREGYYESEVIEQYDRSFLHQIWQQAYQIKFRFRTFLGAYKFFTSYALKTRDGKRYLERFEDRVVMTALLLARGDSDFALALMEEIIHQRFQPATPTFINSGKKSRGELISCFLLRIEDNMESIGRAINSSLQLSRRGGGVALLLSNLREQGAPIKGILNQSSGVVPVMKLLEDSFSYANQLGARQGAGAVYLNAHHPDIMQFLDTKRENADEKIRIKTLSLGVVIPDITLELAKQNKDMYLFSPHDVERVYGVPFSEISVTEKYHEMVDDPRIRKGKINARGLFQTLAEIQFESGYPYIMFEDTVNQANPIEGRINMSNLCSEILQVNEASSFDDDLNYSHIGRDISCNLGSINIAKALDGGQLSQTVDTAIRALNAVSEMSAINSVPSIRKGNDESHAIGLGQMNLHGFLARERIHYDSPEAIDFTGSYFACILYHCLVASNKLAQEKKSVFKGFENSTYSDGSFFNKYLKQDFSPKSEVIKALFERLDIRVPTVSEWEELKQTVMSSGLYNRNLQALPPTGSISYINDSTASIHPVTAKVEIRKEGKIGRVYFPAPYLNNDNLEYFRDAYAIGPKAIIDVYAAATEHVDQGLSLTLFFDDEVTTRDINRAQIYAWKKKIKTLYYIRMRQKALEGTQVEGCVSCSL, from the coding sequence ATGGATAACCACTTCGAGAATGAGTCTCTTGACTACCATGCTCTAAACGCGATGTTGAACCTGCTCGATGACCAAGGGTCGATTCAATTTGAAGCAGATAAGCAAGCTGCTCGCCAGTTTTTCTTACAACACGTGAATCAAAATACGGTCTTTTTCCATAACTTGGATGAGAAGATCGACTATCTCCTCAGAGAAGGCTATTACGAATCTGAAGTTATCGAACAGTATGACCGCAGCTTTCTCCATCAAATTTGGCAACAAGCTTATCAAATCAAGTTTCGTTTCCGTACTTTCTTAGGCGCTTATAAATTCTTCACTTCCTATGCTCTGAAGACACGAGATGGAAAGAGATACCTTGAAAGGTTCGAAGATCGAGTTGTTATGACGGCACTCTTATTGGCGCGAGGTGACAGTGATTTTGCTCTCGCACTGATGGAAGAGATCATCCACCAACGCTTCCAACCCGCAACTCCTACCTTTATCAACTCAGGAAAAAAGAGTCGCGGTGAATTGATCTCATGCTTTTTGTTGAGAATTGAAGACAACATGGAAAGTATTGGTCGCGCAATAAACTCTTCGTTGCAGTTGTCTCGTCGCGGTGGTGGTGTTGCGCTTCTTCTTAGCAACCTGAGAGAACAGGGCGCGCCAATTAAAGGGATTTTGAACCAAAGTTCAGGTGTAGTGCCGGTGATGAAGCTACTCGAAGACAGCTTTTCATATGCTAACCAATTAGGCGCAAGGCAAGGAGCTGGCGCTGTTTATCTTAATGCTCATCACCCTGATATTATGCAATTTCTTGATACTAAGAGAGAAAATGCCGATGAGAAAATTCGAATTAAGACATTGAGTCTTGGGGTGGTGATTCCTGATATTACGTTGGAGTTAGCCAAACAAAATAAGGATATGTACCTGTTTTCTCCCCATGATGTAGAGCGTGTCTACGGCGTCCCTTTTTCTGAGATCAGCGTTACTGAGAAGTATCATGAAATGGTGGACGACCCAAGAATTCGTAAAGGGAAGATCAACGCGCGAGGTCTTTTCCAAACACTCGCAGAGATTCAATTTGAATCTGGCTACCCATACATCATGTTTGAAGATACGGTGAATCAAGCCAACCCGATTGAGGGGCGTATCAACATGTCCAATTTGTGTTCTGAGATCCTGCAAGTGAACGAGGCGTCAAGCTTCGATGACGACTTGAACTACAGCCATATTGGGCGTGATATCTCATGCAACCTCGGTTCGATCAACATTGCCAAAGCTTTGGACGGCGGACAGTTATCGCAAACGGTAGATACCGCTATTAGAGCCTTGAACGCTGTGTCAGAGATGAGTGCTATTAATAGTGTGCCATCGATCAGAAAAGGTAATGATGAGAGCCATGCGATTGGTTTGGGTCAAATGAACCTACACGGCTTCTTAGCGCGCGAGCGAATTCACTACGATTCTCCTGAAGCGATTGATTTCACAGGCAGTTATTTTGCCTGCATCTTATACCACTGCCTCGTTGCGTCTAACAAACTGGCTCAAGAGAAAAAGAGTGTGTTTAAGGGATTTGAAAACTCCACTTATAGCGACGGATCGTTCTTCAATAAATATCTAAAGCAAGATTTCTCTCCAAAATCGGAAGTCATCAAAGCGCTATTTGAGCGCCTAGATATACGTGTACCCACAGTGTCTGAGTGGGAAGAGCTGAAACAAACGGTGATGAGCTCTGGCTTGTACAACCGAAATCTACAGGCGCTCCCGCCTACTGGTTCTATTAGCTACATCAACGATTCTACGGCGTCTATTCACCCTGTGACCGCCAAAGTTGAGATCCGCAAAGAGGGTAAGATTGGTCGAGTTTATTTCCCTGCACCTTATCTAAATAATGACAACTTAGAGTACTTCCGTGATGCCTACGCTATTGGTCCTAAAGCGATTATTGACGTTTATGCAGCAGCGACAGAGCACGTCGATCAGGGCTTGTCGTTAACACTGTTCTTTGATGATGAGGTCACGACCCGAGACATCAATAGAGCTCAGATCTATGCATGGAAAAAGAAAATTAAGACGCTTTACTACATCCGTATGCGACAGAAAGCGCTCGAAGGCACTCAAGTCGAAGGCTGTGTGTCTTGCTCACTGTAA
- the nrdI gene encoding class Ib ribonucleoside-diphosphate reductase assembly flavoprotein NrdI, with protein MIVYYSSASGNTKRFVEQLGMSAIRLPIEDDEELPEIEQSFVLICPTYADGEGRGAVPKSIIRILNNPKNRSLIKGVIASGNRNFGALFARGGAIVAEKCNVPLLYRFELSGTQTDVEIVRNGLKQFWKHHG; from the coding sequence ATGATCGTTTACTACTCGAGTGCCTCAGGAAATACAAAGCGATTTGTAGAGCAGTTAGGAATGTCAGCAATTAGGCTTCCTATTGAGGACGATGAAGAGTTGCCCGAGATTGAACAATCATTCGTACTCATATGCCCAACTTATGCTGATGGCGAGGGACGGGGAGCTGTACCTAAATCTATCATACGCATATTGAATAACCCGAAAAATCGCTCATTGATTAAAGGTGTGATTGCATCGGGAAATCGAAACTTTGGGGCGCTCTTTGCTCGTGGTGGCGCGATTGTCGCCGAAAAGTGCAATGTCCCACTCTTATATCGTTTCGAACTATCAGGAACCCAGACCGATGTTGAAATCGTTCGTAACGGGTTAAAACAATTTTGGAAACATCATGGATAA
- the trxB gene encoding thioredoxin-disulfide reductase: MSDVKHCNLLILGSGPAGYTAAVYAARANLNPVLVTGMQQGGQLTTTTEVENWPGDAEGLTGPALMDRMKEHAERFETEILFDHINEVDLSNRPFRLKGDSGEYTCDALIISTGASAKYLGLESEEAFKGRGVSACATCDGFFYRNQKVAVVGGGNTAVEEALYLSNIASEVHLVHRRDTFRAEKILVKRLMDKVENGNIVLHTDRTLDEVLGDDMGVTGVRIKDTQSDKTEDIEVMGAFIAIGHQPNTEIFKGQVDMKDDYIIVQSGLEGNATQTSIPGVFAAGDVMDHNYRQAITSAGTGCMAALDAERFLDGLNDK, from the coding sequence ATGAGCGACGTAAAGCACTGTAATTTATTGATTCTTGGTTCTGGCCCTGCTGGCTATACAGCTGCAGTTTACGCTGCTCGTGCAAACCTAAACCCAGTACTTGTTACGGGTATGCAGCAAGGTGGTCAGCTTACAACCACAACAGAAGTGGAAAACTGGCCGGGTGATGCTGAAGGTTTAACGGGTCCAGCTCTAATGGATCGCATGAAAGAGCACGCAGAGCGCTTTGAAACAGAGATCCTGTTCGACCACATTAACGAAGTCGACCTATCAAACCGCCCTTTCCGTCTTAAAGGCGATTCTGGCGAGTACACGTGTGATGCATTGATCATCTCAACGGGTGCATCAGCAAAGTACCTAGGTTTAGAGTCTGAAGAAGCATTTAAAGGCCGTGGCGTTTCTGCTTGTGCTACGTGTGATGGTTTCTTCTACCGCAACCAGAAAGTAGCGGTTGTGGGTGGTGGTAACACGGCTGTTGAAGAAGCACTTTACCTATCTAACATCGCGTCTGAAGTTCACCTAGTTCACCGTCGTGACACGTTCCGCGCTGAAAAGATTCTTGTGAAGCGTTTAATGGACAAAGTAGAGAACGGCAACATTGTTCTTCACACTGATCGCACGCTAGACGAAGTTCTAGGCGACGACATGGGCGTGACTGGCGTTCGTATTAAAGATACTCAGTCTGATAAGACAGAAGATATCGAAGTAATGGGCGCGTTCATTGCTATCGGTCACCAGCCAAACACTGAAATCTTCAAAGGCCAAGTTGATATGAAAGATGACTACATCATCGTTCAATCAGGTCTTGAAGGTAACGCGACACAGACAAGCATCCCTGGCGTATTCGCTGCGGGTGACGTAATGGACCACAACTACCGCCAAGCGATCACTTCTGCTGGTACAGGTTGTATGGCTGCACTGGATGCTGAACGCTTCCTAGATGGCCTTAACGATAAGTAA
- a CDS encoding serine protease family protein — protein sequence MKPFHIAATIASFVVTMSNSFAGPCLQSATYNLNNEGVILQQLSQSVFLLERWSEKENSYIPLGTATVISKSGHLLTAKHLFEYTNTANLNLNKFRVTHTDRETQKQSAFSIDNIKHHKDSDITIIKAKDWNENLFRPIKLNFDFRTYPSEVKMYSYSLDNPLEALMSSPGSITRKDSNKFIVIDQIKPYNGQSGSLLINENLHGVGVLSGYIVDDGRVVTSYSELREQEFKFIRATSTHLVQDMVSELEMKDANELVNIFINNPGPLPEPDIRHSLKHNPLSYYLAIIKIVDEHNEIIGKIPTTRLASDFWFQFTSYSSCFLNTDIARQYSRKIHSSLPSNKLDSIVKLQIDEARRNKNIETSIAYYSAANQLAELSPDISKRYWANLDYTALEIAQRINNPSSDTIGSNIALASLVVSERIKSYPNIQHRLTNLQIDSTQQVLLSASQFSQTGDSHYAGSQFALAASGFEKYRSPTNNERIYVIDQSERDFKYHAAMTSLSEPNIPDDALMNLREQLSQSFQGGDLPSINEADIAGAVAQFEINAKERLAPFNR from the coding sequence ATGAAACCGTTTCATATTGCAGCTACAATAGCATCATTTGTTGTTACTATGAGCAACAGCTTTGCAGGACCATGCCTTCAAAGTGCAACGTACAATTTGAATAACGAAGGTGTAATACTTCAACAACTATCTCAGTCGGTTTTCTTACTAGAAAGGTGGTCAGAAAAGGAAAATTCTTATATTCCTTTAGGCACTGCAACCGTTATATCAAAGAGCGGGCACCTACTAACTGCAAAGCATTTATTTGAATATACAAACACTGCTAACTTAAACCTAAACAAATTTAGAGTAACACACACAGATAGAGAAACCCAAAAGCAAAGTGCATTCAGTATTGATAATATCAAACACCATAAAGACAGCGACATTACTATAATTAAAGCAAAAGACTGGAATGAGAACTTATTTAGACCTATTAAATTAAACTTTGATTTTCGTACATACCCTAGTGAGGTTAAGATGTACTCATATTCCCTAGATAATCCTCTTGAAGCACTCATGTCCTCACCCGGTTCAATAACTAGGAAAGACTCAAATAAATTTATCGTCATCGATCAGATTAAACCATACAATGGACAAAGTGGAAGTCTATTGATTAATGAGAACCTTCATGGTGTTGGTGTCTTATCAGGTTATATCGTTGATGATGGGAGAGTTGTTACTTCATATAGTGAACTTAGAGAACAGGAGTTCAAGTTTATCCGAGCAACTTCTACACACTTGGTACAAGACATGGTGTCAGAGTTAGAGATGAAAGATGCGAATGAGTTAGTAAATATCTTTATAAATAACCCTGGTCCATTACCAGAGCCAGATATAAGGCACAGCTTAAAGCACAACCCATTATCATATTACTTAGCAATAATAAAAATAGTAGATGAACATAATGAGATAATTGGGAAAATTCCAACCACTAGACTAGCCTCAGACTTTTGGTTTCAATTTACTAGTTATTCAAGCTGCTTTCTTAATACTGATATAGCAAGACAGTACAGTAGAAAAATCCATTCAAGCTTACCTTCCAACAAGCTTGATTCAATAGTTAAACTTCAAATTGACGAAGCAAGAAGAAACAAAAACATTGAAACCTCTATTGCCTACTACAGTGCGGCCAATCAACTTGCTGAATTGAGCCCAGATATAAGTAAGAGGTATTGGGCAAACTTAGATTATACAGCTTTAGAAATAGCCCAAAGAATTAATAACCCTAGTAGCGATACTATAGGAAGTAATATAGCTTTGGCTAGCTTAGTTGTTAGTGAAAGAATAAAGAGCTATCCAAACATCCAGCACAGACTAACTAACCTTCAAATAGACTCTACACAGCAGGTCCTATTATCAGCCTCCCAATTTTCTCAGACTGGAGACTCCCACTATGCAGGATCTCAGTTTGCTTTAGCTGCATCTGGATTTGAGAAATACCGTTCTCCAACAAACAATGAGAGAATATATGTAATAGACCAAAGCGAAAGAGATTTTAAGTATCATGCAGCTATGACTTCATTATCAGAACCTAATATTCCTGACGATGCGCTAATGAACCTAAGAGAGCAGTTATCTCAGTCGTTTCAAGGTGGGGATTTACCATCAATCAATGAAGCCGATATTGCGGGAGCTGTCGCTCAGTTTGAAATTAATGCAAAAGAGAGGTTAGCACCTTTCAACAGATAA
- the nrdF gene encoding class 1b ribonucleoside-diphosphate reductase subunit beta, with translation MKQMESGPVRAINWNRMNDDKDLEIWNRLTVNFWLPEKVPLSNDIQTWKQLTEDEQALTIRVFTGLTLLDTIQNTVGAPALMEDARTPHEEAVLTNIAFMEAVHARSYSSVFSTLCTTPQIDEAFRWAEENPLLQLKAKLILEDYLTEGDPLKKKVASVFLESFLFYSGFYLPMHWSSRAKLTNTADLIRLIIRDEAIHGYYIGYKFQLAFQELDENEQARVKDEAYSLMFSLYEIETQYTESLYDQVGLTEDVKHFLHYNANKALMNLGFEALFPDELCQVNPAIMAALSPNADENHDFFSGSGSSYVIGKAVATEDDDWNF, from the coding sequence ATGAAACAGATGGAATCAGGTCCAGTACGAGCGATTAACTGGAATCGTATGAACGATGACAAAGATCTAGAGATTTGGAATCGTTTGACGGTGAACTTTTGGCTGCCTGAAAAGGTACCATTGTCGAATGATATTCAGACGTGGAAACAGTTAACCGAAGACGAACAAGCACTGACCATTCGCGTGTTTACTGGGCTGACGTTACTCGATACGATTCAAAATACGGTAGGGGCTCCTGCCTTGATGGAAGATGCTCGAACGCCACACGAAGAAGCGGTATTAACCAATATCGCTTTTATGGAAGCCGTACACGCCCGTAGTTACTCTTCGGTATTTTCAACGTTGTGTACCACGCCACAAATTGATGAGGCATTTCGTTGGGCTGAAGAGAACCCTCTACTTCAGCTAAAGGCTAAGTTGATTTTAGAAGATTACTTAACTGAAGGCGACCCGCTTAAGAAAAAGGTTGCTAGCGTGTTTCTCGAAAGCTTCTTGTTTTACTCTGGTTTTTATTTGCCTATGCATTGGTCGAGCCGAGCAAAATTGACGAATACTGCAGACTTAATTCGTCTGATTATTCGAGACGAGGCTATCCACGGTTATTACATCGGATACAAATTCCAACTCGCCTTTCAGGAGCTTGATGAAAATGAACAGGCGAGAGTAAAAGATGAAGCGTATTCGTTGATGTTTTCTTTGTATGAAATTGAAACCCAATATACAGAGTCACTTTATGATCAAGTTGGCCTAACAGAAGATGTGAAGCACTTTTTACATTACAACGCCAATAAAGCCCTGATGAATTTAGGGTTCGAAGCTCTCTTCCCTGATGAATTGTGTCAGGTAAATCCAGCAATAATGGCAGCGCTCTCGCCAAATGCCGATGAAAATCATGACTTCTTCTCGGGTTCAGGCTCCTCCTATGTCATAGGTAAAGCGGTTGCTACTGAAGACGATGATTGGAACTTCTAA
- the cydD gene encoding heme ABC transporter permease/ATP-binding protein CydD, producing the protein MDKKKQRSLNKWLKQQSKLAKRWLMIAISLGVLSSVFLIAQAALLASILHQLIIENVDKSELVGHFAGLALSVVGRAGCTWGREIAGYRCGEQIRVYIRQLILDKLRELGPAYIKGKPAGTWATLLLEQVEDMQDFFSRYLPQMSLSVMIPFIILVVVFPVNWAAGLIFLITAPLVPMFMALVGMKAADANRKNFKALQRLSGHFYDRLQSMTTIRLFDRTSSETEVLKGASEVFRTRTMDVLKIAFLSSAVLEFFTSISIAMTAVYFGFTYIGELNFGHYGVGITLFAGLFILILAPEFYQPLRDLGTFYHAKQQAVGAAESIVEFLETDITKVKSGDTQLDPAQGVNIEAQDLKVLSPEGVQLVGPISFALNTRQSTALVGPSGAGKTSLINAILGFMPYEGSLKINGIELRDLDLASWRKTISWVGQNPLLLHGSIRDNVTLGKQDITDQTVKNALDQSFASEFVNEHGLDYMISDRSGGLSVGQSQRLALARAMIQDGQFWLLDEPTASLDTRSEQLVMKGINSNIESRTALLVTHQLAPLQSVDNILVMRDGGLVEQGHYSQLSTAGGLFEEMLNANLAQQDNKGNLDA; encoded by the coding sequence ATGGATAAGAAAAAACAACGCAGCTTGAACAAGTGGCTTAAGCAACAGAGTAAGTTAGCGAAACGCTGGCTTATGATTGCGATTAGCCTTGGCGTACTTTCAAGCGTGTTTTTAATTGCTCAAGCAGCTCTTCTCGCCTCTATTCTTCACCAACTGATCATCGAGAATGTCGATAAATCTGAACTGGTTGGTCATTTCGCAGGCTTGGCATTATCGGTCGTTGGCCGTGCTGGCTGTACATGGGGACGTGAAATCGCAGGTTATCGCTGTGGTGAACAGATCCGAGTCTACATTAGGCAACTCATCCTTGATAAATTGCGCGAATTGGGCCCTGCTTATATCAAAGGTAAACCTGCGGGTACGTGGGCAACGCTGTTGTTAGAACAAGTAGAGGACATGCAAGATTTCTTCTCTCGTTACTTACCTCAGATGTCTCTGTCAGTGATGATTCCGTTTATCATTCTTGTGGTCGTGTTCCCAGTCAACTGGGCGGCAGGTTTGATCTTCTTGATTACCGCACCACTGGTACCGATGTTCATGGCATTGGTTGGTATGAAAGCAGCCGATGCAAACCGCAAAAACTTCAAAGCACTGCAACGTCTTTCAGGTCACTTTTACGATCGTTTGCAGTCAATGACAACCATTCGTCTTTTCGACCGCACTAGCTCTGAAACAGAAGTGTTAAAAGGTGCATCTGAGGTGTTCAGAACGCGCACCATGGATGTATTGAAGATCGCTTTCTTGTCTTCTGCTGTGCTTGAGTTCTTCACGTCTATCTCGATTGCGATGACGGCAGTCTACTTTGGTTTCACTTACATCGGTGAGCTTAACTTCGGCCACTACGGTGTTGGCATTACGCTATTCGCAGGTCTGTTTATCCTTATCTTGGCGCCAGAGTTTTACCAGCCTCTGCGTGACCTAGGTACTTTCTACCACGCTAAGCAACAAGCGGTAGGTGCAGCCGAGAGTATTGTTGAGTTCCTAGAAACCGACATCACTAAGGTTAAATCAGGTGACACTCAACTAGACCCAGCTCAAGGCGTCAATATTGAAGCTCAAGATCTGAAAGTGTTGAGTCCTGAAGGTGTTCAACTGGTTGGCCCTATCTCATTCGCACTGAATACTCGCCAATCAACGGCACTAGTTGGCCCAAGTGGCGCGGGTAAGACAAGTTTGATCAATGCCATTCTTGGTTTCATGCCTTATGAAGGAAGCTTGAAAATCAATGGTATTGAACTGCGTGATTTAGACTTGGCATCTTGGCGTAAGACGATCAGCTGGGTTGGCCAAAACCCACTGTTGCTTCACGGCAGCATTCGTGACAACGTCACTCTAGGTAAGCAAGATATCACAGACCAAACGGTTAAAAACGCACTAGACCAATCTTTCGCTAGTGAGTTCGTTAATGAGCACGGCTTGGACTACATGATTTCTGATCGTTCTGGCGGCCTGTCTGTTGGTCAATCTCAACGTTTGGCGTTGGCTCGTGCAATGATTCAAGACGGCCAATTCTGGTTGCTTGATGAACCTACTGCCAGCCTAGATACTCGTAGTGAGCAGCTAGTAATGAAAGGCATCAACAGCAACATCGAAAGTCGCACTGCCCTGCTTGTGACGCACCAACTGGCTCCTCTTCAATCAGTCGATAACATTCTGGTTATGCGCGATGGTGGTCTTGTGGAACAAGGTCATTACTCTCAGCTTTCAACTGCAGGTGGTTTATTCGAAGAGATGCTAAACGCGAACTTAGCTCAACAAGACAATAAGGGTAATTTAGATGCGTGA
- the cydC gene encoding heme ABC transporter ATP-binding protein/permease CydC: protein MRDLLPYLKLYKKHWFGLSLGMLLAFATLSASIGLLTLSGWFISASAVAGLTIARETFNYMLPGGGVRGLAMSRTAGRWGERVVSHNATFKLLTDLRIFFFKKLAPLIPGRISNLRDADLLNRLVADVDAMDHVYLRLVSPVTVGVFGIFFLTLFLMWFDTSLGLILGSILLIMLLIWPVLFYKLGKRNGGELTQNKADLRVTTLDWIEGYSELTLFGAEERYRNAILETQKKLMANQFVNANLTGMASAALMLFNGLTLVLMLWLAADGVGGNAPDPFIALMAFATMASFELLMPIAGAFQHLGQTLSSARRLNEVILSEPEVQFAEEKLDINKPLDITFSNVTFNYPDSERSVLNAVDLTIPATNKVAIVGQTGSGKSTLIQLLTRYWDPKKGYISIAGIELTQWNESQLRESISVVSQRVDILNGTLRDNLLIAKPDANDDHLANILKDVGLEKLLENNALDSWLGDGGRQLSGGEKRRIGIARAILHDAPILLLDEPTEGLDKQTEHSIMALFEKHFEGKTVIFITHRLIGLESMDSIVLIEQGEIVEHGSHETLLNEEGRYFQLRQAI, encoded by the coding sequence ATGCGTGATTTACTGCCTTACCTGAAACTCTATAAAAAGCATTGGTTTGGCCTATCGCTAGGCATGCTATTGGCTTTTGCTACTCTGTCGGCTTCTATTGGCTTGTTAACGCTATCGGGTTGGTTCATTTCCGCTTCTGCGGTTGCAGGCCTAACGATTGCGCGTGAAACCTTCAACTACATGCTACCGGGTGGTGGTGTACGTGGTTTAGCAATGAGCCGTACCGCGGGTCGTTGGGGTGAACGTGTTGTAAGCCACAATGCGACATTCAAACTACTGACCGATCTGCGTATCTTCTTCTTCAAGAAGCTGGCTCCGCTGATCCCAGGTCGTATCTCAAACCTACGTGACGCTGACCTACTTAACCGCTTGGTTGCTGATGTCGACGCCATGGACCACGTTTACTTGCGCTTAGTAAGCCCTGTGACGGTTGGTGTGTTTGGTATCTTCTTCCTGACTCTGTTCTTGATGTGGTTTGATACCTCGCTAGGCCTTATCTTAGGTTCTATCCTGCTTATCATGCTGTTGATTTGGCCTGTCTTGTTTTACAAGCTGGGTAAACGTAACGGTGGTGAGCTTACGCAAAACAAAGCGGATCTGCGTGTTACTACTCTGGATTGGATTGAAGGCTACAGCGAACTGACTCTGTTTGGTGCCGAAGAGCGTTACCGTAATGCGATTCTAGAAACCCAAAAGAAGCTGATGGCGAACCAGTTTGTGAACGCTAACCTAACCGGCATGGCTTCAGCAGCGCTAATGCTGTTCAACGGTTTGACACTGGTTCTTATGCTTTGGCTAGCGGCTGACGGCGTGGGTGGTAATGCTCCAGATCCGTTCATCGCGCTAATGGCGTTCGCAACCATGGCTAGTTTTGAACTATTGATGCCTATCGCAGGCGCGTTCCAGCATCTAGGTCAGACTCTGTCTTCTGCACGTCGCTTGAATGAAGTGATTCTGTCAGAACCTGAAGTTCAGTTCGCGGAAGAGAAACTCGACATCAACAAGCCGCTTGATATTACGTTCTCGAACGTGACCTTCAACTACCCTGACTCTGAGCGCAGTGTTCTGAACGCTGTCGACCTAACAATTCCGGCAACGAACAAAGTAGCGATTGTGGGTCAAACGGGTTCTGGTAAATCGACACTGATTCAGCTTCTAACTCGCTACTGGGATCCTAAGAAAGGTTATATCTCTATCGCGGGCATTGAACTAACACAATGGAACGAGTCACAACTGCGTGAATCGATCAGTGTGGTAAGCCAGCGTGTAGATATCTTAAATGGCACGTTACGCGACAACTTGTTGATTGCAAAACCAGATGCCAATGATGATCACCTAGCTAACATCCTTAAGGACGTTGGCCTAGAAAAGTTGCTTGAGAACAACGCGCTTGATAGCTGGTTAGGTGACGGTGGTCGTCAACTGTCTGGTGGTGAGAAGCGCCGTATTGGTATTGCTCGTGCAATCCTTCATGACGCCCCTATTCTGCTTCTAGATGAGCCAACAGAAGGCTTAGATAAACAAACAGAACACAGCATCATGGCGCTGTTTGAGAAGCACTTTGAAGGCAAGACGGTTATCTTCATTACACACCGTTTGATCGGTCTGGAATCGATGGATTCTATCGTTCTGATTGAACAAGGCGAGATTGTAGAACACGGCTCTCACGAGACGTTGTTGAACGAAGAAGGACGTTACTTCCAACTTCGCCAGGCTATTTAG
- the nrdH gene encoding glutaredoxin-like protein NrdH has product MDIVVYSKPQCVQCTATVKALQSKGIEHTVVDLTLDEAAMERIQSMGYRQAPVVVANDRHWSGFRPDMISSLGQ; this is encoded by the coding sequence ATGGATATCGTCGTCTACTCGAAACCACAATGTGTTCAATGCACAGCGACAGTGAAGGCATTACAGAGCAAAGGCATCGAGCATACTGTTGTTGATTTGACACTCGATGAAGCAGCAATGGAGAGGATTCAATCAATGGGTTATCGACAGGCACCAGTGGTTGTTGCCAATGATCGGCACTGGTCGGGCTTTAGGCCTGACATGATTAGTTCTTTGGGACAATGA
- a CDS encoding iron-sulfur cluster assembly accessory protein: MSIPSSGSNEISIHDMQWQGVTLSATAAQRIVQLSGGKQHFHLTVKPSGCTGFAYVVTLIDAPSNNDIKYESHDIVFFVALKALPMVDGTEIDFVRQGLNSNFVYNNPKVKNLCGCGESFGV; this comes from the coding sequence GTGAGTATTCCGAGTTCTGGTTCTAACGAAATATCAATACATGACATGCAGTGGCAAGGCGTCACTCTGAGTGCCACCGCGGCGCAGAGAATTGTGCAGTTATCCGGTGGTAAACAACATTTTCACCTGACCGTTAAACCCTCTGGTTGTACAGGTTTTGCGTATGTTGTGACGCTGATAGACGCCCCATCCAATAACGATATCAAGTATGAGTCACATGACATCGTATTCTTTGTCGCGTTGAAGGCTCTACCTATGGTCGATGGCACTGAGATTGATTTTGTACGTCAAGGGCTGAATAGCAATTTTGTATACAACAACCCCAAAGTAAAAAATCTTTGTGGATGTGGTGAGAGTTTTGGAGTTTAA